A genomic window from Phoenix dactylifera cultivar Barhee BC4 chromosome 7, palm_55x_up_171113_PBpolish2nd_filt_p, whole genome shotgun sequence includes:
- the LOC103702417 gene encoding auxin-induced protein 6B-like produces the protein MDSKKPNKITEIVRLQQMLKKWKKLAVAPKSNSKSIKFLKRTLSFSDTSYSALSGDVPKGYLAVCVGEEMQRFVIPTEYLGHRAFAVLLREAEEEFGFQQEGVLRIPCEVSVFESILKVVEKNKEGLCYCSSEADIAQAHRSPKPMCR, from the coding sequence ATGGATTCCAAGAAGCCCAACAAGATCACAGAGATAGTTAGGCTTCAGCAGATGCTAAAGAAGTGGAAGAAGCTTGCAGTTGCACCAAAGAGCAACAGCAAGAGCATCAAGTTCCTGAAGAGGACCCTCTCCTTCTCCGACACTTCATATTCGGCACTCTCCGGAGATGTCCCCAAGGGATATCTCGCTGTATGCGTTGGAGAGGAAATGCAGAGGTTTGTGATCCCTACCGAGTATTTGGGTCACCGAGCCTTCGCAGTTCTGCTCAGAGAAGCAGAAGAGGAGTTCGGGTTCCAGCAGGAAGGTGTTCTGAGGATCCCCTGCGAGGTTTCTGTGTTTGAGAGCATACTGAAGGTGGTGGAGAAAAATAAGGAAGGGCTTTGCTACTGTTCCTCCGAGGCTGACATCGCTCAGGCCCATCGCTCACCAAAGCCAATGTGCAGATGA